In the genome of Vibrio ziniensis, the window ATTCTTGATCCTCATTTTTTAACATCTGAACAAATAGCGTTGGAAAAAGAGCGAATTCGCAAAAAACGAGAACAACAACGGCATTATGAAGAGCAATTAAAAAAACAGCGTATACAAGAAAAGGAAAGATTATCTTTAGAACGATGGCAAGGTGAAATTGAGTCATTAAAGAGTAATATCAATTTGCTTGATTGCCGACTTGAAAGCATAAAACTGACACTGTCTCAACCTGAAAGTCTAATATCGCTAGCACTATACAAATTCCACGAAATACTGAGTTTATTAGTCGTAATACTAATGAGGTTAGCACCATTCGCAATGGCTTTATTCGGTTTCATCTCTGGTGAATATATTATTCAAAAGCTACTGTTTGCTGGTGGTTTTTATTTCGTAAGCCTTTTCTTCTTTGGATTCTTAGGTTTTATTTGTATAGCTCTAATCGGTCAGATAGAACGCCTAAGATGTGCAATATTTGGTGAAAGCTACGCGCAGCAACAAGTTACACTCGGTACTCTTGTATGCAAGTTGAAAGAAGAACACAATAAACTTAATTGCTTAGAATCAAAAAAAACGCCTTAAGAGGAATTCGCAACGCTTGGTATTTTTGGTTCGGTCTGGTTGTTCTAGTTGGAGATATCGTTAATATAGATGTGTAAGCTAAGAGTTAAATATAATCTATATAAATTATATGGTTAATTAAAGGTATGTAAAATGTATAAGAAATTAGGCATCCTTAGTCTATCTGTTTTATTGGCGGCGTGTGCGGCACCAAAATATACCGCGGAAGCTATTTCTGAAGGGGATCAGAGTCAGGAAATTACTATAGTGGAAGATAACGCAACACGAGAAATTTTCTTAGACTCGATGCAAGAATGGTGTTTGGATACGGCTCACAAATGTTCTGTGGTACGTGATGGAACTCCACCTAAGGAATCAGAATTAACGTTGATTTACGTATCGCGCTGGAGTTGGGACTTTAAAACGTTTATCGCAGATGCCAAAGTTAAAGCATATAAAAATAGCAAGAAAGTGGGTGAAGTGGAGTTCAAGGCACTAAACAACCAGAATTCAACTAAATGGGGGAACGACAATAAGAGAATTATGGCGATGATGGACTTATTGTTTGGGAGGTTGACGGTAAGTGAGGCACAGTCGAAAATGAAATCGGGTGAAATGTAGGGCCCTAAAAAAGTCAATTACTAATGCAACCTTTAAGAAGTCGGTATGTCGGTATGTCGGTAGCTTATAAAGACGTTCTCATATTTGCAACACGAATAGCTTTGATTAAATAATACATAATAGTTCTACTAGTATAGTCCTATACGGCAACTGTTAGATATAGGATCGTCGCTGATGGACAAGTGGGTTAAGAATTTAATGGGAATCTGTTTTGCTGCCGTAATTGTGATCTTTGGTTGGAAATTAACCTCTTCAACGCAGTCTACTATTAAATTTTATCAAGGCGAAATATCCATAAAAAATCCAGAATCTTTTGCAGCTTTAGTGGATGATATTAAAAATGATTCAAAATCAAATGAAGCTAGTGAAGAACCAAGAAAAATAGATGTAGTTAAAACTCAAGAATGGTCGATTGAGTCAGGATGGCAAAAGGGAGGGCCTTCACGAGAGCAGTATTGCGAACAACAGCGAATGATTCGAGTTAATGAATATCCGGGTAGAACTGTGAAGTTGATAAGTGCAAGCACAAGTCATAAAACTAAATACAACCCGTTCAAAAATGATTATTACAATCACTTATGCTCATATATAGATGAATGGATTGAGCTTGAAGCTGTGTTGTAGATAGAATCACAAGTAAAAGTAGTTGAATTTTGAGTCCAAGTTTGGGGTTCTGACAACAACAACTATCACTTCAAGTGCTTCTCTATATAAGCCACATTGTCTTTTGGTACGTTTAACCGCCACATCTCATGAACAATTTTGCCATTGAGCACTAGGATAAACACTTTTCCTTCCACATAAACACCGGCCACATAGTGTCCGCTAGGTATTGAATAAGCGACGTTGATAGCCTGTTCATCAGTACACAGTGCAACAATGTCTTTAGCTTTTAAAAGTTTTAACCCTTCTGTGTTTTCAGTATGAATAAAACCACCAAATGGTAATTCGATGGTTTTCCCTCTCTTTCTCATAACAGTCAGTGTCGCAGGCTCTTTAGGTTTTCCGCTACCTATGTGACCGTTCGTATTTAGCTTTAGCAGGTAATAGTCTTTGCGAACTTGTATTGTTTTGAACATAACCGTAAAATAGCGTAAAACTGTATATATATACAGTATATTTAGTTTTTGAGGTTAGTCCAGAGGGTGAGCTATGGGGTTAGTAACAAGCATTGAACGTTGGGAAATGCCAGCCGCTATTGGGATGGCAACAGAAGGTATTCGTGCTAAGTATAATGTCGGAGCTGGTGGCGGTGGTTTTGGTGCTGCAGACTTTGAGATTGGTGCTAAGTTAGATGGCGCCAAAGTGTTGGCCGCTGTAGAACGCATGTCCCAAACGGCTTCTCATCTAGCTGACTGGACTATGTTTGCTTATGCCTCGCCACTATGGAACTCAAACGAGAATAAAACACGACTGTTTGAAAG includes:
- a CDS encoding GIY-YIG nuclease family protein produces the protein MGFIYIFTNESMPGLVKVGLTTRSPEERARELDSTGVPMPFRVAASWPVESDLKIMENKCHQLLKEFRLSNNREFFKIEVSEAISILDPHFLTSEQIALEKERIRKKREQQRHYEEQLKKQRIQEKERLSLERWQGEIESLKSNINLLDCRLESIKLTLSQPESLISLALYKFHEILSLLVVILMRLAPFAMALFGFISGEYIIQKLLFAGGFYFVSLFFFGFLGFICIALIGQIERLRCAIFGESYAQQQVTLGTLVCKLKEEHNKLNCLESKKTP
- a CDS encoding Sbal_3080 family lipoprotein, coding for MYKKLGILSLSVLLAACAAPKYTAEAISEGDQSQEITIVEDNATREIFLDSMQEWCLDTAHKCSVVRDGTPPKESELTLIYVSRWSWDFKTFIADAKVKAYKNSKKVGEVEFKALNNQNSTKWGNDNKRIMAMMDLLFGRLTVSEAQSKMKSGEM